TCCAGAACTATGCCGAGACATTCTCATAGTCCTCTGGCGAACATAGCCAAAGATGTGAGCATAGAGAACCACCATTACCACAAAGGTCACCAAGTTGAAAATGGCCCAGAAGACTAAGTAAGAGTCGCTGTAGAGGGGTGCCATGTTGGAACAATTTTCAATATCACAGATACAGTTCCAGCCCACACTGGGTATAGCACCCATAACGATGGCCATAGTCCAGATGACCACAATGACCACCACTACCCGCCGGTTGCTCATCCGTGTGTGGAGCTGCATGCGGAAAACCGTAATGTGCCTCTCGATTGCAATAGCCAGTAAGTTGGCCACAGATGCCGTCAGGCTGGTGTCAATGAGGCCCTGACGAAGGAGCCATGTGCTAACAGTCAGCCTCCGAGTATTGGGCCCTGTGTTGAACATGAGATAGAAGTAGGCCAACCCAGCAAAGAAGTCTGCAGCAGCCAGATTAGCCATTAGGTAATAAATAGGAAAATGGAAGCGGCGGTTGACATAGATTGCCACCATGACCAGTaggttggccaacatgatgaagatACAAACAGTGATTCCAAGTCCCATCACCAGCTTGCTGACTGTGTTCCATTCTGTGGCAAGATGCTTTCCACTTCGGTTATAAAAGAAGGCAATGGATTCGTTGTAGAAGCACTGTGGTTCATTCATGGCTGTGAactaaaagaaaaggagaaaagatgatGAAAAAGAAGCCACAGGTCCAAACTTAAAGCTTATATAGACAACACAAGACTTCTATAGTACATgcaacagagaaacaaaagcaaataatttgaaCTTTTGATCCTGCATACCATCTTGTGATTATGTTGAAACCCCAAGGTTTCTCACAGTATTACTGTCCTCAAGATTAAAGGCAGTTGGAGTTAAATAAATGACAAGGTCTCTGTTTAGTGGTTTCACGTCATTGAAGTCTACTAGAAAAGCCACATGGCCAAGAAATCTTGCTCAAAATATATGAGACAGACAAAAATTTTGCAGAACATTGCAATTGGATATTTACCATAGTAAAATCTATTTGATCTGTTATTTAGGGAATCTGTAAACACAGTTGGTTTCTAGATAGGGTATCATTGCCCTATTATTCTCCATTTCTATTCTCACATAGTACGTTCCATGTGGGACAGACATTTTGTAATGCAGGTTCCCACAAGGACCATCATTCCGAATATTTCAAAGAAGTCACTGTGCATCAAAGGTTTTTTGCCCAAAGCCAGCATTTGCTGCTCAACATTCCTGTGGTCAGCACTGCCTACCCCCATAACTCCTTAACCTCAGAATAGGACTCGTCAACCAATCTATgacatttcagaattttttttctttttggaggacCCAACGTAACCTCCAAAGAGTAGGTGGCCCTTTGACAATTCTCTACAAGTAAAATATACTTAGATTAGATGCAgcgtattttttaaagtatggagTGACAATGCTTTATAACATGTTTACTTATTCTTCAACATCATTGATAAGaatatatttccttattatttataATCTCACTTAAATCTAAAAAGGATTGAGACAGTGtaaaacagaataatatatatttacttacatataacataatatataataaattgtaattatatataataatatatttaaacaaaattagaaaataagtaacaaaagagaaattagaaaattgtaCATCACATAGAGTAAGTCATTTTTCTTGAAGCTGTAAGCTTACCTGGGacccttaaaattaaaaaatgtatcttgaaGACAGTTCACATTctactatttcatttttattttgctttgcatcTAATAAATTACCCAAAACATATGACACTTTTAACCACTATTTTTGATCAAATATTCTACTGAATATCCGTAggttgtacataaatgtttaccAAACACTGAAACTTCCAAGAACAATGTGAAACACTTAAGTGGTTAGTCTTCTGACTTACCCAGGCATCTAAAGTCTCTTTCCTTATCTAGACTTCAATAGCTTTTAGACTATGCTTCAAACATTATACTTAATACACTGTATAATTATTTACCTGTTTACTTGTCTGCTTCTTAAAGAGATCACAGTCCCAGGCacggtagcttacacctgtaatcccagcactttgggaagccaaagtgggtggatcacttgaggttaggagttcaagaccaacgtggccaacatggtgaaaccccctctctactaacatggtggtgggcacctgtaatcccagctacttgggaggctgaagcaggagaatcacttgaacccgggaggtggaggttgcagtgagccaagatcatgccactgcactccagcctgagtaacaaagcaagaccctgactccattgcaaaaaaacaagacaaagttGATCAAGCTGTTTCCCCACTGGACATGTTTTAATGGCTTATGAGTACACGTTCGATAAAAGTCTAAACTCTTCAATCATCTTATCAGACCTTACTtacctgcctctccagcctcaaCTCAAGATATTAATGACTCCAAACTCTCAGGTTCAGCTCTATTTAATGTGTTGTGCTCTCTCTCTCAACTCTGGTTCTCAACAGTGAAAACACTGGTTTCCTGTATCAGAATTACCTGAGAGTTTGTAAAACACTGATTGCTGACATACCCCGCAAGaacttctgattcagtagatctgaggTAGGGTCCCAAGTAATCCCAAGGCTGCTGGTGCAAGGAATCACTGTATCATAATTGCTTAATTATTTGTTGATCCCCTCTACACTAGGCTATGAAACCCTATAAACGCAGAGATTCTAGCTTGCTTATATTCATTGTTGTATAGTATTCAACTGTTCTATGGACTACATGCTAAATACATATTGatttccttaataaattaaagatatttccaaaaatgtttaaactttacAACTTTCCTTTCTGCAAAGGATATTTAAAACTTTGTCAAGACAAATATAAAAGTCTGTTCTTTTCATTAGTCTCTATAACCATTTACCTTCTCTGAATCAAGAAAGGTTTAAACCAAATATCAAGCATATATTATTTCACAGCATTCCAACTTCTGAACACCAAGTAGCAACAAAGTTAAGCAGAGATACAAGAAGCTTCTTAGCCCTTTCCACAGGGAAAAACTATAAAGTTAAGGAtggcaaaattaaaaagtataaattatctCTTTAAGCCACAATGTACAAAGATGAGTAAAACTGACAGATTTTCTCTAATGGTAGAGAAAAGTGCCCTGTCGTGTGCCATTTCTTTTCTCTCAACAATTAACTGTAATGCCATAAAAACCATACATATTTAATGGCATAACTTAAATGATTTTTGAAACTCAGTTTtatcatttgtgaaatgaggaaATTGGACTAACTTATACATAAGTTCTATTTCAGATTTAAAATCCTATACTAAGAGGATTCTGGATAAGAACTCTGTATTTCATGAAAATTAGCAGCTAAATATTGAAAGAGTAGAAAATACACCAGGAATTAAAAATTGGGAGTGTATAATATGCTTCAGAAGAAGTGAGAGGAATTTCAGTTGGTTTTATGACAATAGAGGAATTAAAAGAGAGGAATTAAACCCCCTCTCTTATCGTCTGCAGAAAGCAACAGGTCAAAAGAATAAGCAGTGGAGACCCTGAAAGTACCTCCAATGGCAGTCAGAAGGGCAGTGTGAATGGGCTTTCCTACTTCTTCAGGAGCTGACAGACTTAGAAAACCCACATGGTTCAGAGAGAATCCAATCTAACTGCGACTGGACTATAAGCCAGTAAGATAGTCAGTGCTATAATGACAGAAAAACAATTATGGAACATAACGGGGAAAAATATAATCAAAGGAGGTGGCCACTCATCTCCCACCAAAGAAGAAATCACCTCCCACTGAAGCAGATGTatgggagggggaaaaaaaaaaaagaagagatagaaagagaaaaagattaaatgatgGGACATCTCTGATTTGTGTCCTCAATGTGTTTCGTTAATATAGTAACACTGAAAATAGAACAAGCCATTAGGAAGAcaaaagaaatcagtaaaaacttcacaaaaatagttttttattgcTACTTTAACAAATTGCTATAAATTTAGTGgcataaatatacaaatttattatcttacagtcctagaggtcagaagtccaaaataggTCTCATGGGACTAAAATCACAGAGAGGGCAGGGCTGCGTTTCTTTCCAGAAGTTCTAGGGGAGAATccgtttccttgtcttttccagcttctagaggctgcccacatgtCTTGGCTCATGGTCACCTGTCATCTTCAAAAGCTGGTAATGACTAGTCAGGTCTTCCTCACATGACTGACACTCAATCTTCTCTCTCACTCTTCCACATTCAatgacccttgtgattacactgagcCCACTCAAAAATCTAGGAGAACCTCCCCATCTCAACATCTTTAACTGAAACATATCTGAAAAGTCCCTTTCTCTGTGCAAGGTAGTAGtcacaggttctgaggattaAGTAATGGATATCTTTGGAAGCCATCATTGTGCCTAtcagaacaaactgaaaaacaatttcTGAATTAAAAATGGCAATGCAGACAATGAAATGAagtataaaaattacagaaaactgAAATGGCAGGTAGAAGACTTAAGAAATTCACCCAACACTCAGAAAAGAGTCAGAGATggcaagaacaaaagaaaagaaggcacatATAGGAATAAAATTCAAGATGCACCAGGAATCCAAGGAAGATCAGAAGGAACCTGAAGAAACACAGCTCCAAACAGAAGACAAGTTATTGCCTGAAAAGAAAGGTCTCAGATTACTGATTTAAACTTATATAGATTACAAAACAAAGTTAATTAAAAGCAACTAAAACGTAGGCATATCTTGATGAGATTTTGGGATCTCAATGGTAAAGAAAAATTCTAagagtttagagaaaaaataaataacaagtcaaatatctaaagagagagaaaatcagaaTTGCAAAAACCAGATCCATTATGCAGAGAAATTTTTTGAGATACACAGCCAACTACACTGATGTTTTCATATGAGGACAACAAAGAACAGTCACAGAAATGTAAGTATTCAGAAAGAATGGCATCTACATTTCCTTCGTAGAGAAAGTATATATACTATTTagctcaagaaaaaagaaaaagacaaatacacacatacagtaAATACAAGACTCTGGCAGCAAGCATTAAAACCCACAGAACATGATTCTTAATAATTGTTCTTCATAGGGTTATAAAACTTAAAGcaaataccaaaaataattattgaaagaaGCTATACCTATTAATAAAATAGCAATTTAATAATAATCTGGGATTAAAATTACTTACTGTGtagataaaaacttgaaatggGGAAGCAGAATGtaaacatattaattttattttattactcaaGTAAAAATGAGACGATTTAAATTGTgacaagttttcaaaaataaatttaaatatgctgattcaaaaacca
Above is a window of Papio anubis isolate 15944 chromosome 13, Panubis1.0, whole genome shotgun sequence DNA encoding:
- the LPAR1 gene encoding lysophosphatidic acid receptor 1 isoform X2 — translated: MNEPQCFYNESIAFFYNRSGKHLATEWNTVSKLVMGLGITVCIFIMLANLLVMVAIYVNRRFHFPIYYLMANLAAADFFAGLAYFYLMFNTGPNTRRLTVSTWLLRQGLIDTSLTASVANLLAIAIERHITVFRMQLHTRMSNRRVVVVIVVIWTMAIVMGAIPSVGWNCICDIENCSNMAPLYSDSYLVFWAIFNLVTFVVMVVLYAHIFGYVRQRTMRMSRHSSGPRRNRDTMMSLLKTVVIVLGAFIICWTPGLVLLLLDVCCPQCDVLAYEKFFLLLAEFNSAMNPIIYSYRDKEMSATFRQILCCQRSENPSGPTEGSDRSASSLNHTILAGVHSNDHSVV
- the LPAR1 gene encoding lysophosphatidic acid receptor 1 isoform X1, translated to MAAISTSIPVISQPQFTAMNEPQCFYNESIAFFYNRSGKHLATEWNTVSKLVMGLGITVCIFIMLANLLVMVAIYVNRRFHFPIYYLMANLAAADFFAGLAYFYLMFNTGPNTRRLTVSTWLLRQGLIDTSLTASVANLLAIAIERHITVFRMQLHTRMSNRRVVVVIVVIWTMAIVMGAIPSVGWNCICDIENCSNMAPLYSDSYLVFWAIFNLVTFVVMVVLYAHIFGYVRQRTMRMSRHSSGPRRNRDTMMSLLKTVVIVLGAFIICWTPGLVLLLLDVCCPQCDVLAYEKFFLLLAEFNSAMNPIIYSYRDKEMSATFRQILCCQRSENPSGPTEGSDRSASSLNHTILAGVHSNDHSVV